In one window of Pseudobdellovibrionaceae bacterium DNA:
- a CDS encoding PAS domain-containing protein: MTDVHSSILVIGHPKPQSIELGADFSPSLQHAKNKVLSAKYKVIVFPLSSKSFSELVDLLHRVGQNSPETIGIGVLGDIAFDQLQQVVNQTRTLRICHSYESGELEASIHKALETHAQQQQHTELLQMASEQNNKLIELTKELEVLMVRREDKLHRSRERTEVASRKIAALQKALLAVHKARSLAEMERMLTEALKEPLGLIWTRIFLGAEGQQVEEQLSRNNAFAIAKSPLGLGGAELGRIWFARPTKNNFKKEERLFLQQIAEAVALAVDRVSKLNQAENLKQQWEATFDAISDPIAIADTDWKIIRTNRSFAEACHRPITQLAGEDAFETFFLTDEDRPQLKDQSIVQLQKTRTKGSESRTFQVNCQKIIDRQHQGDVILMMLRDITDQQRMKRQLLESAKMAELGTIGSSIAHELNNPLGGMISFLQLLKMDGENNADIVDDINNMEQAAQRCKEIVENLLGFTRQQDNSEPRWIDLRDVITQALKIVELQARSQGVDVHVSVPDHPVEVEGQFNLLSQALCNVLQNANEAVADQAEHDPRFVGQIEVRLDDAVQGHPAITVTDNGPGISSDIAPQIFNPLFTTKDSSKSSGLGLTLAYNIVREHNGHIEITSQPNGGTTAKISFKRLDLSKPSQVFDSKI, from the coding sequence ATGACAGATGTTCATTCAAGTATTCTTGTCATTGGTCACCCGAAACCACAATCCATCGAGCTGGGAGCAGATTTTTCACCAAGCCTGCAACACGCAAAAAATAAAGTTTTGTCTGCAAAATACAAAGTGATTGTGTTCCCTTTGAGCTCGAAGTCTTTTAGTGAACTTGTTGATTTACTTCATCGAGTGGGCCAAAACTCACCAGAAACCATCGGCATTGGAGTGCTCGGCGACATAGCCTTTGACCAACTCCAACAGGTGGTCAATCAAACACGAACTCTCAGAATATGTCATTCTTATGAATCAGGTGAACTTGAGGCCTCCATTCACAAGGCTCTTGAGACCCACGCTCAACAACAACAGCACACAGAACTGTTGCAAATGGCAAGTGAGCAAAACAATAAATTGATTGAACTGACAAAAGAGCTTGAAGTCTTGATGGTTCGCCGTGAAGACAAACTACACCGTTCACGAGAACGAACCGAAGTGGCCAGTCGAAAAATAGCGGCCTTGCAAAAAGCGCTTTTGGCCGTACATAAAGCCCGTTCTCTCGCCGAAATGGAGCGCATGCTAACAGAAGCCCTAAAAGAACCCCTCGGCCTAATTTGGACTCGTATATTTTTAGGGGCGGAAGGCCAACAAGTGGAAGAACAGCTTTCGCGAAATAACGCCTTCGCCATCGCAAAATCGCCCCTCGGTCTTGGCGGGGCTGAACTGGGGCGAATTTGGTTTGCCCGGCCGACAAAAAACAATTTCAAAAAAGAAGAGCGCTTGTTCTTGCAACAAATTGCTGAGGCCGTGGCGTTGGCGGTGGATCGGGTTTCAAAACTCAATCAAGCAGAAAACTTAAAACAACAGTGGGAGGCCACTTTTGACGCCATTTCTGATCCGATCGCCATTGCTGATACGGACTGGAAAATCATTCGGACCAATCGTTCGTTTGCCGAGGCTTGCCACAGGCCCATCACTCAGCTTGCTGGCGAAGATGCTTTTGAAACTTTTTTCTTAACTGATGAAGATCGTCCTCAATTAAAAGACCAATCCATTGTACAACTGCAAAAGACCAGAACAAAAGGTTCAGAATCAAGAACTTTTCAAGTGAATTGCCAAAAGATTATAGATCGCCAGCACCAAGGTGATGTGATCTTAATGATGCTTCGAGATATTACCGATCAACAGCGAATGAAACGACAGCTACTTGAGTCTGCAAAAATGGCAGAGCTCGGTACAATCGGAAGCAGCATTGCCCACGAACTCAATAACCCTTTAGGTGGAATGATTTCTTTTCTGCAACTGCTAAAAATGGATGGCGAAAACAACGCCGACATCGTCGACGACATCAATAACATGGAGCAGGCGGCCCAACGCTGTAAAGAAATCGTCGAAAACCTACTTGGCTTCACCCGCCAACAAGACAACAGTGAACCAAGATGGATTGACCTTCGAGACGTTATCACTCAAGCCTTAAAAATAGTGGAGCTGCAAGCCCGGTCGCAGGGGGTGGATGTGCATGTGAGTGTGCCTGATCATCCTGTTGAAGTTGAGGGGCAATTTAATCTGCTGTCGCAGGCGCTATGTAATGTACTGCAAAATGCCAACGAGGCCGTGGCCGACCAGGCTGAACATGATCCTCGATTCGTTGGACAGATCGAAGTTCGCCTGGACGATGCTGTTCAAGGCCACCCGGCGATCACCGTCACAGACAATGGTCCGGGGATTTCTAGCGACATTGCCCCGCAAATTTTTAATCCACTATTTACAACGAAAGATTCCAGCAAAAGCTCTGGATTGGGGCTAACCCTGGCATACAACATTGTTCGTGAGCACAATGGGCATATAGAAATTACTTCCCAGCCTAACGGCGGAACGACGGCAAAAATTTCTTTTAAACGTCTAGATTTATCAAAACCCAGCCAAGTTTTTGACAGCAAAATTTGA
- a CDS encoding DUF2817 domain-containing protein, producing MKIFANPQWATSNDGKPIALYSSFDLGSKTPEAPVVVVGGVHGDEPEGVYLVDGLLSWLRSLNQPTPVSWIIIPCLNPDGLSKNQRVNGRGVDLNRNYPSSNWSSEYKEPRYYPGPHPGSEPEIQAFVELIKAYKPPLLIHCHSWNPCVVLTGEPGHWAAKHLCDSSGYELVDNIGYPTPGSLSHFGWSDMKIPVICIEAEERLNSCEVWPKFSGGFANIFLSKKPTTAAG from the coding sequence ATGAAGATTTTTGCAAATCCTCAATGGGCCACATCTAATGACGGAAAACCCATTGCCTTATATTCCTCCTTTGATTTGGGTAGCAAAACTCCTGAAGCTCCCGTTGTTGTCGTTGGCGGCGTTCATGGCGACGAACCCGAAGGCGTCTATCTGGTGGATGGACTTTTGAGTTGGCTAAGGAGTTTAAATCAACCGACACCTGTTTCATGGATTATCATACCTTGCTTAAATCCAGACGGATTGAGCAAAAATCAAAGAGTGAACGGTCGAGGTGTCGATCTCAATAGAAACTACCCAAGCAGCAACTGGAGCTCTGAGTACAAAGAGCCCCGGTACTATCCGGGGCCTCATCCCGGCAGCGAACCCGAAATTCAAGCTTTTGTTGAACTGATTAAAGCTTACAAACCCCCGTTGTTGATTCATTGTCATTCTTGGAACCCCTGCGTGGTCTTAACCGGAGAGCCCGGCCACTGGGCGGCCAAACACCTGTGTGATTCATCTGGCTATGAATTGGTCGACAATATCGGTTACCCCACACCCGGCAGCCTCAGCCATTTTGGCTGGTCTGATATGAAAATTCCTGTGATTTGTATTGAGGCTGAAGAAAGACTAAATAGCTGTGAAGTGTGGCCCAAGTTTTCTGGCGGCTTTGCCAATATTTTTTTGAGCAAAAAACCAACTACTGCGGCGGGCTAG
- the glmU gene encoding bifunctional UDP-N-acetylglucosamine diphosphorylase/glucosamine-1-phosphate N-acetyltransferase GlmU yields MAKSDNKNFSVIVLAAGQGTRMKSPLPKVLHPVAGRPMVGRVVEAAKQAGAKEIRVVVGYGEMLVRQVVEPMGAVCLKQESQLGTADAVRSARAEEMEGTVVILNGDHPLITAKDIKNMVSRFRKGSAMLSVVTTELEDPGSYGRIVRHMDHVRAVVEAKDASADTLAIKEINTGIYVLDGEILKQFLPRIENNNVQGEYYFTDIISLAFDGGHVCAPIESPAHVAEGVNSQRQLAVATKKAFLRKAEALMDEGVIIVDPDHTYIEDNVFVGAGSVIYPGSYLRGTTRMDRFCVIESHCYLSDSELSEAVQVRAGSYLEQAVVKAKAIVGPYARLRPDTEVGVDARVGNFVELKKVKFGDGAKASHLTYLGDAEIGANTNIGCGTITCNYAADHKKYKTVIGKDVFVGSDTQFVAPLSVGDGAVIGSGSTITKDVPAGALAVARGRQVIKENYQPKKSNNDE; encoded by the coding sequence ATGGCAAAATCTGATAATAAAAACTTCTCGGTGATAGTATTGGCAGCAGGCCAGGGCACGCGCATGAAATCGCCATTGCCCAAAGTTCTGCACCCCGTTGCTGGCCGTCCTATGGTCGGGCGGGTGGTTGAGGCGGCTAAACAGGCCGGAGCCAAAGAAATACGAGTGGTGGTTGGCTATGGTGAAATGCTCGTACGGCAAGTGGTCGAACCGATGGGTGCGGTGTGCCTAAAACAAGAGTCTCAGTTGGGTACGGCCGATGCGGTGCGTTCGGCGCGAGCTGAAGAAATGGAGGGCACAGTTGTCATACTTAATGGCGACCATCCCCTCATCACGGCTAAAGACATTAAAAACATGGTGTCCCGATTTCGTAAGGGGTCTGCAATGTTATCGGTTGTGACCACCGAACTTGAAGACCCCGGCAGTTACGGCCGTATTGTGCGACACATGGACCATGTGCGCGCCGTCGTTGAGGCCAAAGATGCCTCTGCAGACACCTTGGCAATTAAAGAGATCAACACAGGCATTTATGTTCTAGATGGTGAAATTCTAAAGCAGTTTCTGCCGCGAATCGAAAACAACAATGTGCAGGGCGAATATTATTTCACAGATATTATTTCGTTGGCCTTTGATGGTGGACATGTTTGTGCCCCCATTGAATCTCCAGCCCACGTGGCTGAGGGTGTGAATTCGCAAAGACAGTTGGCCGTGGCAACAAAGAAAGCCTTCCTTCGGAAAGCAGAAGCTTTAATGGACGAGGGTGTTATCATCGTTGATCCAGATCACACCTACATTGAAGACAATGTATTTGTAGGTGCAGGTAGTGTGATCTACCCAGGTAGTTACCTCAGAGGGACCACCCGTATGGATCGTTTTTGCGTGATCGAGTCTCATTGTTATTTATCTGACAGTGAACTTTCTGAGGCGGTACAGGTAAGGGCAGGATCGTATCTTGAGCAAGCCGTGGTTAAAGCGAAAGCCATTGTTGGACCCTATGCACGACTGCGGCCTGACACAGAAGTGGGTGTCGATGCACGCGTGGGCAATTTCGTTGAGCTGAAAAAGGTGAAGTTCGGTGATGGTGCAAAGGCATCTCACTTGACCTACTTGGGTGATGCCGAAATTGGCGCCAATACGAATATCGGCTGCGGAACTATCACCTGCAACTATGCGGCTGATCATAAAAAGTATAAAACAGTGATTGGCAAAGATGTATTTGTCGGAAGCGATACCCAATTTGTTGCGCCGCTTTCAGTAGGAGACGGTGCGGTTATTGGCTCAGGATCAACCATCACAAAAGACGTTCCGGCAGGTGCTTTGGCTGTGGCCCGTGGGCGGCAAGTGATCAAAGAAAACTACCAGCCAAAAAAATCAAATAACGACGAGTAG
- the glmS gene encoding glutamine--fructose-6-phosphate transaminase (isomerizing) — protein MCGIVGYLGPEDPKDVIINGLKALEYRGYDSAGVAILDGDQFKRVRAQGKLTNLKEKLKTQVFSGHLGIGHTRWATHGAPSERNAHPHCVKGISIVHNGIIENYQELRDELPNAEFQSDTDSELVAHLISKEVDAGEDLYSAVLKILPQLTGAYSILAVSSDQPDEMVAFKNGPPLIVGQTPDSVIVASDVQAMVKYTKNVYYLEDDQVAHIKGHEFRLTDRTGRPLEKTLTVVDWSPEQAEKQGYPHFMLKEIFEQPRAVAAALEPHVNTETHSVNLNDVGFGKDTTAVLAGVERVFVVACGTSYYAGMVGEYYVERLAGIPVEVDIASEFRYRHPVIPKNSLVVFISQSGETADTLAALRQVKSEGVTTLSICNVKRSSIDREADGHLYMNAGIEIGVASTKAFVASLTLMNLLALAIAKSKGQLGLGLEKELVQDLLGAPSQMETVLAYDKFFNEAAETLKGYRGFLYMGRGANYPVAMEGALKLKELAYMHAEGYAAGEMKHGPLALIDETMAIIMLAPSDDLYEKTVSNLEEAKARGGVIISIGTGDNDKLKGLSAHYLALPPAHWTINPLLEVIPLQLLAYHVADAMGRDVDQPRNLAKSVTVE, from the coding sequence ATGTGTGGAATAGTTGGTTACTTAGGCCCCGAAGACCCCAAAGATGTCATTATTAATGGATTGAAGGCCCTTGAATACAGGGGGTACGACAGCGCCGGTGTGGCCATTCTTGATGGCGATCAGTTTAAACGTGTCCGGGCCCAGGGAAAACTCACAAACCTTAAAGAAAAACTAAAGACTCAGGTGTTTTCAGGCCATCTTGGCATTGGGCACACCCGTTGGGCCACACATGGTGCCCCAAGTGAGCGAAATGCTCACCCCCATTGTGTAAAGGGCATAAGTATCGTGCACAACGGAATCATCGAAAATTATCAAGAACTGCGTGATGAACTTCCTAATGCCGAATTTCAGTCAGACACAGATTCAGAATTAGTGGCTCATTTAATCTCGAAAGAAGTTGATGCTGGTGAAGATCTATATTCGGCGGTATTAAAAATCTTACCCCAACTCACCGGAGCGTATTCCATATTGGCAGTGTCGTCTGATCAACCGGATGAAATGGTGGCTTTTAAAAATGGACCACCCCTTATTGTGGGGCAAACCCCAGACTCTGTTATAGTGGCGAGCGATGTGCAAGCAATGGTGAAGTACACAAAAAATGTGTACTACCTCGAAGACGATCAAGTCGCGCACATCAAGGGTCATGAATTTCGGTTAACCGACCGAACTGGCCGGCCACTGGAGAAAACCCTGACGGTGGTGGACTGGAGCCCCGAGCAAGCCGAGAAACAGGGATATCCCCACTTCATGCTTAAAGAAATCTTTGAACAACCCAGGGCCGTGGCTGCCGCCTTAGAGCCACATGTGAATACAGAAACCCATTCAGTAAATTTAAACGATGTGGGCTTTGGCAAAGACACCACCGCTGTTCTGGCCGGAGTGGAGCGCGTTTTCGTCGTGGCTTGTGGCACCAGCTACTATGCGGGAATGGTGGGCGAGTACTATGTGGAGCGCCTTGCTGGAATTCCCGTGGAAGTTGATATTGCCAGTGAGTTTCGCTATCGGCATCCGGTAATCCCTAAAAATTCGCTAGTGGTGTTTATTTCTCAAAGTGGTGAAACAGCAGATACGTTGGCAGCTTTAAGACAGGTAAAGTCAGAGGGTGTAACGACACTCAGTATTTGTAATGTGAAGCGCTCGAGCATTGATCGTGAGGCTGACGGTCATCTCTATATGAATGCCGGTATTGAAATAGGTGTGGCCAGCACAAAGGCCTTTGTGGCTAGCCTAACTTTAATGAATCTGTTGGCCTTAGCCATAGCGAAATCCAAAGGCCAATTGGGGTTGGGTCTTGAAAAAGAATTAGTACAAGACTTGTTAGGGGCCCCCAGTCAGATGGAAACCGTGTTGGCCTACGACAAGTTTTTTAATGAAGCGGCTGAGACTCTAAAAGGTTACCGTGGGTTTTTGTATATGGGTCGTGGGGCTAATTATCCAGTGGCCATGGAAGGGGCATTGAAGCTAAAAGAACTCGCCTATATGCATGCCGAAGGGTATGCAGCTGGCGAAATGAAACATGGTCCGTTGGCTTTAATTGATGAGACTATGGCCATAATTATGTTGGCTCCCAGTGATGACTTATATGAAAAGACAGTGAGTAACCTCGAAGAGGCGAAAGCGCGCGGGGGAGTGATTATTTCCATTGGTACCGGCGATAATGATAAACTCAAAGGTCTGAGTGCCCATTATTTGGCATTGCCCCCAGCACATTGGACCATCAATCCACTGTTAGAGGTGATTCCCCTTCAGCTATTGGCCTATCATGTGGCCGATGCCATGGGGCGGGATGTGGATCAGCCGCGAAATTTAGCCAAGTCGGTTACGGTGGAGTAG
- the trmFO gene encoding methylenetetrahydrofolate--tRNA-(uracil(54)-C(5))-methyltransferase (FADH(2)-oxidizing) TrmFO, giving the protein MDSLSSTIHVVGAGLAGSECAYQLAIRGHKVVLYEMRGETMTPAHKTAEFAELVCSNSFGSTTDYSAPGQLKWEADQLGSLNLQCAKRASVPAGMALGVDRNLFSELVTKTLEQHPNISVSRKLIRSLDDLPRPAVIATGPLTHPELAESMRQHLAEASDTDDFLYFFDAIAPIIDAESIDYDVVWRGDRYGEGDGTGDYLNCPLNKEQYENLIAEINGARKIEPKDFENTPFFEGCMPIEEIARRGLETARYGCMSPKGLRNPHTGKTCYAVVQLRQDNKSGTAYNMVGFQTKMAYPEQKRVFQMIPGLENAEFFKLGSMHRNLFIHSPKKLSPTLTSKKDDLLFFAGQITGVEGYFESTCIGLLVARFINDKLRGRPVSLPPRKSALGSLLNAITEDKTDFQPTNINFGLMPPLEGFKFAGRKGRKRARRDEQLVVAKKALLDWLNGDQVAISKTSFLTSATTVLSQQMDTQPDS; this is encoded by the coding sequence ATGGACTCTCTTTCCTCAACAATACATGTGGTTGGTGCTGGCTTGGCGGGCAGTGAGTGTGCTTATCAGCTGGCCATCAGAGGCCACAAGGTGGTTCTTTACGAAATGCGTGGAGAAACCATGACACCCGCTCACAAAACTGCGGAATTTGCTGAACTTGTTTGCTCTAACTCCTTTGGCAGCACCACCGATTACTCGGCTCCCGGGCAGCTGAAGTGGGAAGCCGACCAGCTGGGTTCACTCAATCTTCAATGTGCAAAAAGGGCCTCCGTCCCCGCTGGCATGGCGCTCGGAGTGGACCGAAACTTATTCTCTGAGCTAGTTACCAAAACACTTGAACAGCATCCCAATATATCTGTTTCGCGTAAGCTCATTCGAAGCCTTGATGATCTTCCTCGACCCGCAGTGATTGCCACTGGCCCACTCACCCACCCTGAATTGGCAGAAAGTATGCGACAGCATTTAGCCGAAGCTTCTGATACCGACGACTTTTTGTATTTCTTCGATGCCATTGCACCAATTATTGATGCCGAGTCTATTGATTACGATGTGGTCTGGCGAGGTGACCGCTACGGTGAGGGTGACGGCACGGGCGACTACCTCAACTGCCCATTGAACAAAGAACAATATGAAAACCTTATTGCAGAAATCAATGGCGCTCGAAAAATTGAACCTAAAGATTTTGAGAACACGCCTTTTTTTGAAGGCTGTATGCCCATAGAGGAAATTGCACGGCGAGGCCTTGAGACGGCAAGATACGGTTGCATGTCACCAAAAGGCCTGCGCAATCCCCACACTGGTAAAACTTGCTACGCCGTTGTTCAACTTCGGCAAGACAATAAAAGTGGCACAGCATACAACATGGTGGGTTTTCAAACTAAAATGGCATACCCCGAACAAAAACGCGTTTTCCAAATGATCCCAGGCTTAGAGAATGCGGAGTTTTTCAAGTTGGGCAGTATGCATCGAAACTTATTTATCCACTCGCCAAAGAAATTGTCTCCCACTCTCACCAGTAAAAAAGATGATCTTTTATTTTTTGCAGGCCAGATCACTGGTGTTGAAGGTTATTTTGAATCCACATGTATTGGACTCCTAGTGGCGCGATTTATTAATGACAAACTTCGTGGACGACCCGTTTCTCTTCCTCCAAGGAAATCGGCATTGGGCTCACTTCTTAACGCCATCACTGAAGATAAAACGGACTTTCAACCCACCAATATTAACTTTGGACTCATGCCACCTCTGGAAGGTTTTAAATTTGCTGGGCGCAAAGGCCGAAAGCGGGCACGCCGAGACGAACAACTCGTGGTAGCTAAAAAAGCATTGTTAGACTGGCTCAATGGCGATCAAGTGGCCATTTCAAAAACTAGTTTCTTAACCAGTGCCACGACGGTTTTATCTCAACAAATGGATACTCAACCTGATTCTTGA
- a CDS encoding DUF721 domain-containing protein, producing MSENRKNGKFRAKSQLSSASEILQSVLQNNKSALGQEFTRWKLWNKWSDVVGPSMAKYSVPVGYRGGVLYVWVRDSVHLQEMTFMVRALKAKVNQFVGRSWVKSIRLTLDRKDVPTVQETEGELRDYLSR from the coding sequence ATGTCTGAGAATCGAAAAAACGGAAAATTTCGCGCAAAAAGCCAGTTGTCATCGGCCTCAGAAATTTTGCAGTCGGTTTTGCAAAATAACAAAAGTGCTTTGGGACAAGAATTCACACGCTGGAAGCTCTGGAATAAGTGGTCCGATGTGGTCGGTCCATCAATGGCCAAGTACTCAGTGCCCGTGGGCTATCGCGGTGGCGTCTTGTATGTGTGGGTGCGCGATTCTGTGCACCTGCAGGAGATGACTTTTATGGTTCGCGCACTGAAGGCAAAGGTGAATCAATTTGTGGGGCGATCCTGGGTGAAATCCATTCGCCTCACTCTCGACCGAAAAGATGTACCCACTGTGCAAGAAACCGAAGGGGAATTGCGGGACTACCTTTCCCGCTGA
- a CDS encoding M23 family metallopeptidase produces the protein MLVVFWALATVSFFPSYKIARIEVVTPPFSPPEQITAGDLIEIDFTQPMDKAFVNGREMTSLNELRHLGAVSIYHDFPTEISGVKIVDSGSWLSHPVVHAFSVFIDVQTPKLEQAAKLRIPASVWEKVNDDHAEQKAIERETMRRLLANSNRPLIPSCWQPPLDSKVVSKFASPRSLPNGKSYFHTGLDLRAATGTPIPASGEGEVIYAGHMVVPGNVVVIDHGGGFFSRYMHLSEISVNVTDQVKQGQQVGLAGATGRVEAPHLHWEVVWKGVKTDPLKITKAWSHLCGK, from the coding sequence TTGTTGGTGGTTTTTTGGGCGCTGGCCACAGTTAGTTTTTTTCCATCCTACAAAATTGCACGAATAGAAGTCGTTACCCCGCCCTTTTCGCCTCCTGAGCAGATCACGGCGGGAGATTTAATAGAAATTGATTTCACGCAACCCATGGACAAAGCTTTTGTTAACGGTAGAGAAATGACTTCACTAAACGAACTCCGCCATCTGGGTGCGGTCAGCATTTATCATGATTTTCCTACAGAAATCTCGGGCGTGAAAATAGTTGATTCAGGATCATGGCTGTCTCACCCAGTGGTTCATGCTTTTTCTGTTTTCATCGATGTTCAAACTCCGAAATTGGAGCAGGCCGCAAAACTACGTATTCCCGCCAGCGTGTGGGAAAAGGTCAACGACGACCATGCCGAACAAAAAGCCATTGAACGCGAAACCATGCGCCGACTGCTTGCAAACTCAAATCGCCCACTGATCCCATCATGCTGGCAACCTCCATTAGATTCAAAAGTAGTTTCGAAGTTTGCATCACCAAGATCTCTCCCCAATGGAAAATCTTATTTTCACACCGGTCTTGATCTCCGTGCAGCCACAGGCACACCCATACCCGCCTCAGGTGAGGGTGAAGTCATTTATGCTGGGCATATGGTCGTACCTGGCAACGTGGTTGTTATAGACCACGGAGGTGGTTTTTTTAGCCGATATATGCACCTGAGTGAAATTTCAGTGAACGTCACCGATCAAGTCAAACAAGGCCAACAGGTGGGATTAGCAGGAGCCACCGGAAGAGTGGAAGCCCCCCATTTACATTGGGAAGTGGTTTGGAAAGGGGTAAAGACAGATCCCCTAAAAATAACAAAAGCCTGGTCGCACCTTTGCGGGAAATAA
- a CDS encoding MCE family protein, producing the protein MISQQNDLKVGAFVLAGVVLLSVSILLLGGDKILFGSHYTLYVRLKQAQGIASGSIVSLSGISVGNVRDVRLSEDQNAVDIELSLMSKYQERITANSIATVKTQGALGDKFIFIRPGEPGGTPLKDGAHLTADDQPDFIDLISKKGAELAGVVDVVDELHRLLLNMNSNDRSALFMENLVRSSDNLDKVLAEVHLILKDLRGKGETTSLAEGLQHLASILKKVDNGKGTLGAIINDPELHERLISLLGESPRKTYLKPLIRETIQANEKATK; encoded by the coding sequence ATGATTTCACAACAAAATGATTTGAAAGTGGGAGCCTTCGTACTGGCAGGGGTGGTGCTCTTATCTGTGTCTATTTTATTGCTGGGTGGAGATAAAATCCTTTTTGGCAGCCACTACACACTCTATGTGCGTCTCAAACAGGCTCAAGGGATTGCTTCTGGCAGCATTGTTTCTCTATCAGGAATTTCTGTGGGTAATGTTCGAGATGTGCGATTGTCTGAAGACCAAAACGCCGTCGATATCGAGTTAAGCCTCATGTCCAAATACCAAGAAAGAATCACTGCCAACTCTATAGCAACCGTGAAAACACAAGGGGCCCTCGGCGACAAATTTATCTTTATTCGCCCTGGGGAACCCGGGGGCACGCCGCTTAAGGATGGAGCCCATTTGACCGCCGATGACCAACCTGACTTCATTGATTTGATCAGCAAGAAGGGCGCCGAACTCGCCGGCGTGGTGGATGTGGTTGATGAGCTACACCGGCTTTTATTAAATATGAACTCCAATGATCGCAGCGCATTATTCATGGAAAACCTTGTGCGTTCCAGCGACAATCTAGACAAAGTGCTGGCCGAAGTGCATTTGATATTAAAGGATCTTCGCGGTAAAGGTGAAACAACTAGTCTTGCAGAAGGTCTACAGCATCTAGCCAGCATCTTGAAAAAAGTAGATAATGGTAAGGGTACGCTCGGTGCTATCATCAATGATCCTGAACTCCATGAGCGATTGATAAGTTTATTGGGGGAATCGCCACGGAAAACCTATCTGAAACCTCTCATCAGGGAGACCATTCAAGCCAACGAGAAAGCCACAAAGTAA
- a CDS encoding ATP-binding cassette domain-containing protein, producing the protein MALIEVKDFKKAFGQKVVHQGVSFSVDEGTCLALLGGSGAGKSVILRSLIGLEKPDSGQIIVDGDDITHWEEKQLIEVRKKAAYVFQNGALFDSMSVFDNLAYPLREHTNLTEEQVREKVIDVLDDFGLKDSEKLFPAELSGGMQKRVGIARSIVSNPKIVLFDEPTAGLDPFNTRLMQEIILRLKKTGVTSILVTHDLPTAYAVCDYICLLRHGRIQSQGKAEIMQKDPQGLFHKFVAGEDF; encoded by the coding sequence ATGGCTTTAATCGAGGTGAAGGACTTTAAAAAAGCCTTTGGTCAAAAAGTGGTTCACCAGGGCGTTAGCTTTTCGGTCGATGAAGGCACTTGTCTGGCCTTACTGGGTGGTTCTGGTGCCGGCAAGAGCGTGATTTTACGCAGCCTTATTGGCCTAGAAAAACCCGACTCAGGGCAGATCATCGTCGATGGAGACGACATCACCCACTGGGAAGAAAAACAACTCATTGAAGTTCGAAAAAAGGCGGCTTACGTTTTTCAAAATGGTGCCTTATTCGACTCTATGTCGGTTTTCGATAACCTGGCTTATCCCCTTCGCGAACACACCAACCTTACTGAAGAGCAAGTCAGAGAAAAGGTCATTGATGTACTCGATGATTTTGGCTTGAAAGACTCTGAGAAGCTTTTTCCTGCAGAGCTATCTGGGGGAATGCAAAAGCGGGTGGGCATCGCTCGATCAATTGTATCAAATCCAAAAATTGTACTTTTTGACGAGCCCACTGCAGGCTTAGACCCATTCAACACCCGCTTAATGCAAGAAATTATTCTACGACTAAAAAAAACAGGAGTGACTTCTATTTTGGTCACTCACGACTTACCCACAGCCTATGCTGTGTGCGATTATATTTGCTTGCTCAGGCATGGGCGCATTCAGTCGCAGGGTAAAGCGGAGATTATGCAAAAAGATCCCCAAGGGCTGTTTCATAAATTTGTAGCCGGAGAGGATTTCTAG